One stretch of Pseudoalteromonas shioyasakiensis DNA includes these proteins:
- a CDS encoding YciI family protein: MLYMIYSTDVENSLEARKSARPAHLARLQELDEQNRLFTAGPLPAIDSEDPAEAGFTGSLVVAEFESLEAAREWAANDPYIAAGVYDNSVVKPFKKVFG; this comes from the coding sequence ATGCTGTATATGATTTATTCAACTGATGTTGAAAATAGTTTAGAAGCACGCAAATCTGCGCGTCCTGCTCACCTAGCACGTCTACAAGAATTAGATGAACAAAACCGTTTATTCACAGCAGGTCCGCTTCCTGCCATTGATAGTGAAGATCCCGCTGAAGCTGGTTTTACAGGTTCGTTAGTCGTTGCTGAGTTTGAGTCATTAGAAGCAGCTCGTGAATGGGCAGCAAATGATCCTTATATTGCTGCAGGTGTTTACGATAACTCAGTTGTAAAACCATTTAAAAAAGTATTTGGTTAA
- a CDS encoding PepSY domain-containing protein, with protein MRILLAFSFSLLFALSSFHADASKKQVSEVTKKQAVTIAKKSEDGRTLKITEQDKVFTVRILKTNGHVVDVHVNKKTGEVKKD; from the coding sequence ATGCGCATATTATTAGCCTTCAGTTTTAGTCTTTTATTTGCATTATCAAGCTTTCATGCTGATGCCAGTAAGAAACAAGTCTCTGAAGTGACTAAAAAACAGGCTGTGACAATTGCCAAAAAATCTGAGGACGGCCGAACCCTAAAAATCACAGAGCAAGATAAAGTATTTACCGTAAGAATTTTAAAAACGAACGGCCATGTGGTTGATGTCCATGTGAACAAAAAGACTGGCGAAGTGAAAAAGGATTAA
- a CDS encoding GHKL domain-containing protein: MVASQIPLKVRQGFILVFVLLVALPILFFSIGKAYYASLVEATEKTLEAHLYSLISEVDFTERGIVMPSTILTPELNRLNSDTYAMIYRGDLPVWYSESATNINFIPDNFEAPAGSADFRRVEYNKTVYWQLTLTVILENIDQSEHARFILLKRNDALLRLMDGFKQTLVNWMYVMGVAIAALMAIGFVWSARPLQRLDKEIKAIESGDNQQIKGLYPVELQTIKADLNLLLESQQRQKERYRASLSDLAHALKTPLAVLKSSPLANDADAQEQLDRINVMIEHQLKRAATGASDTWKKQTHIKPVIDSILSAMSKVYRDKDIIFTSEVSEKDYFLGDKTDLMELLGNLIDNACKACRSQVDIKVKQNKKLTLSISDDGPGVPEHKRESLLTRGTRLDTYESGHGVGMAIVSDLVNSYNGTLTIKDAEKLAGAEFILEFNYHDKK, encoded by the coding sequence GTGGTAGCATCGCAAATACCGCTTAAAGTAAGGCAAGGATTTATCCTTGTCTTTGTTTTATTAGTAGCCTTGCCAATTCTGTTTTTCTCAATTGGTAAGGCTTACTACGCTTCTTTGGTCGAAGCGACCGAAAAAACCCTCGAAGCTCATTTATATTCTCTTATTTCTGAAGTTGACTTCACTGAACGCGGCATTGTAATGCCGAGCACCATCTTAACTCCAGAGCTAAATCGTTTAAATTCAGATACCTATGCAATGATTTATCGTGGTGATCTTCCTGTTTGGTATTCTGAATCAGCCACCAACATCAATTTTATTCCAGATAACTTTGAAGCCCCAGCAGGCTCTGCGGATTTTCGCCGTGTTGAATACAACAAGACCGTGTACTGGCAATTAACCCTTACCGTTATTTTAGAAAACATTGACCAATCGGAGCATGCGCGTTTTATCTTATTAAAACGTAATGATGCACTTCTCAGGCTGATGGATGGCTTTAAACAAACGTTAGTAAATTGGATGTATGTAATGGGTGTGGCCATTGCAGCGCTTATGGCGATTGGTTTTGTTTGGAGTGCAAGGCCATTGCAACGTCTTGATAAAGAAATTAAAGCCATTGAATCGGGCGATAATCAGCAAATAAAAGGTCTCTACCCAGTAGAGCTGCAAACCATAAAAGCCGACTTAAACTTATTACTTGAATCGCAACAGCGCCAAAAAGAGCGCTATAGGGCTTCGTTAAGCGATCTTGCTCATGCATTAAAAACCCCCTTGGCAGTCCTTAAATCAAGCCCTTTAGCCAATGATGCCGATGCACAAGAGCAGTTAGATCGTATTAATGTGATGATCGAACATCAATTAAAACGAGCTGCAACGGGTGCTTCTGATACTTGGAAAAAGCAAACCCATATTAAACCTGTTATTGATTCAATTTTAAGCGCGATGAGCAAGGTTTATCGCGATAAAGATATTATTTTTACCTCTGAGGTTAGTGAAAAAGACTATTTCTTAGGTGATAAAACCGATTTAATGGAACTACTCGGTAATTTAATCGATAATGCCTGTAAAGCTTGCCGTTCACAGGTCGATATAAAGGTTAAACAGAACAAAAAGTTAACACTCAGCATAAGTGATGATGGCCCAGGTGTTCCTGAGCACAAACGCGAATCATTACTGACTCGCGGTACCAGACTCGATACTTACGAAAGTGGCCATGGTGTTGGCATGGCTATCGTATCTGATTTAGTAAACTCGTATAATGGCACATTAACCATTAAAGATGCAGAGAAGCTAGCCGGCGCTGAGTTTATATTAGAGTTTAATTACCATGATAAAAAATAA
- the trpA gene encoding tryptophan synthase subunit alpha, with protein sequence MSQTNRYGQLFATLNETNQGAFVPFVTIGDPNKALSVEIIKSLIDGGADALELGIPFSDPIADGPVIQAANIRALDENINTQDCFDIIKQVREYNADIPIGLLLYSNLVFKRGIEKFYQDAKEAGVDSILVADVPLHESKLFRQTAMKNGIDPIFIATPNADDDTLRECASYGRGYTYLLSRAGVTGTETKAQMPADSLVKKLKDYHAAPALLGFGVSTPEDVKSALESGAAGAISGSAVVKIIEANLDDQAAMLSGLKEFVASMKAATK encoded by the coding sequence ATGAGCCAGACTAACCGTTACGGACAATTGTTCGCCACATTAAATGAAACAAACCAAGGTGCGTTTGTGCCGTTTGTGACTATTGGCGACCCTAATAAAGCACTGAGTGTAGAAATCATCAAAAGCTTAATTGATGGCGGCGCTGATGCCCTTGAGTTAGGTATTCCATTTTCTGATCCGATTGCAGATGGCCCTGTTATCCAAGCGGCCAACATTCGTGCGCTTGATGAAAACATTAATACCCAAGATTGCTTTGATATCATCAAACAAGTGCGTGAATACAATGCAGATATTCCAATTGGCCTATTATTGTATTCAAATCTGGTGTTTAAGCGTGGCATCGAAAAGTTTTATCAAGATGCTAAAGAAGCAGGTGTCGATTCAATTTTAGTGGCTGACGTACCGCTACATGAATCAAAGCTATTTCGCCAAACAGCAATGAAAAATGGCATAGACCCAATTTTTATTGCAACGCCTAATGCTGATGACGACACCTTACGCGAGTGTGCTTCATATGGCCGTGGTTACACTTATCTGTTATCACGCGCGGGCGTTACGGGAACAGAAACTAAAGCACAAATGCCAGCAGACTCGTTAGTTAAAAAGCTAAAAGATTATCATGCTGCACCAGCTTTATTAGGCTTTGGAGTATCAACACCGGAAGATGTTAAATCAGCACTCGAATCAGGGGCCGCTGGGGCGATTTCAGGTTCTGCAGTAGTTAAAATCATAGAAGCAAACCTTGATGACCAGGCAGCGATGCTAAGTGGGTTGAAAGAGTTTGTAGCCAGTATGAAAGCAGCTACAAAATAA
- a CDS encoding CPBP family intramembrane metalloprotease codes for MNANQYRWFEFTLIFVSLPLLGFFLRAYLANWLIPALIILMIVCGMLLLSDPHFKRFRLTSLGQFSAVKRRLFSFFFLGALFSGMFYGIMNQENWFSLPRNSFNDWLMLLLLYPILSVMPQELIFRTYFFHRYKRIMPSKTVRIIVSASVFALAHIVYANVLAILLAFLGGLLFSYTYSQSRSTFVCVIEHSLWGLWMFTLGLGDVLDAGAF; via the coding sequence TTGAACGCTAACCAATACCGCTGGTTTGAATTTACCCTCATATTTGTTTCTTTGCCGCTCTTAGGCTTCTTTTTGCGTGCCTACCTCGCTAACTGGCTCATTCCCGCACTTATTATCTTAATGATTGTATGTGGCATGCTGCTTCTGTCTGATCCCCACTTTAAGCGTTTTCGCTTAACAAGCCTCGGACAATTTAGTGCGGTAAAACGTCGTTTATTTAGTTTTTTCTTTTTAGGAGCGCTATTCTCCGGGATGTTTTACGGCATCATGAATCAAGAAAACTGGTTTTCACTACCACGAAACTCATTCAACGATTGGTTAATGTTGCTACTGCTCTACCCTATCTTATCGGTGATGCCGCAAGAACTTATTTTTAGAACCTATTTTTTCCATCGTTATAAACGCATTATGCCAAGTAAAACGGTGCGTATTATTGTCAGCGCATCGGTGTTTGCGTTGGCGCATATTGTCTATGCGAATGTATTGGCCATACTTCTAGCATTTTTAGGTGGACTGTTGTTCTCATATACTTATTCGCAAAGCCGCTCTACCTTCGTGTGTGTAATTGAACACAGTTTGTGGGGACTTTGGATGTTTACCCTTGGCTTGGGTGATGTGCTTGATGCAGGAGCATTTTGA
- a CDS encoding M14 family metallocarboxypeptidase, protein MSYPIGTPGKPWNEADKKAWFKSQTVKRSYIDDVVSQLESLSIDFNIEQYGALSYDSDKYPLYILKSKQWQADKPTVLVTGGVHGYETSGVHGALAFAKNKAKDYFADFNILVAPCISPWGYETINRWNPNATDPNRSFYADSPAEESAAIMQYLADNTIAPYVHIDLHETTDTDNSEFRPALAARDATTHDNWNIPDGFYLVADSERPHDAFQAAIIKSVEKVTHIAPSDENNQLIGVPQTQLGVIHYQAKKLGLCMGLTDAEFVTTTEVYPDSPQANDEVCIDAQVASVTGALNYIVNK, encoded by the coding sequence ATGAGTTACCCTATAGGAACCCCAGGTAAACCGTGGAACGAAGCAGATAAAAAAGCATGGTTTAAATCACAGACAGTAAAACGTAGCTATATAGATGATGTTGTATCGCAATTAGAGTCTTTATCAATCGATTTCAATATTGAACAGTATGGTGCATTAAGTTACGACAGCGACAAGTACCCTCTTTACATTTTAAAGAGCAAGCAATGGCAAGCTGATAAACCGACAGTATTGGTTACCGGTGGCGTTCATGGCTATGAAACAAGTGGTGTGCATGGCGCATTAGCGTTTGCTAAGAACAAAGCTAAAGACTACTTTGCCGATTTTAATATTTTAGTAGCACCGTGTATCAGCCCGTGGGGTTATGAAACAATTAATCGCTGGAACCCTAATGCGACAGATCCAAACCGCTCATTCTACGCTGACAGCCCAGCTGAAGAGTCTGCAGCAATCATGCAGTATTTAGCTGACAATACCATTGCACCTTACGTGCATATCGACCTACATGAAACAACTGATACTGATAATAGTGAGTTTCGTCCTGCTCTTGCAGCACGTGATGCAACCACTCACGATAACTGGAACATCCCAGATGGCTTTTATCTCGTTGCTGATAGTGAACGTCCACATGACGCGTTTCAGGCAGCGATTATTAAGTCTGTTGAAAAAGTAACTCATATCGCACCTAGCGATGAGAATAACCAGTTGATTGGTGTACCGCAAACCCAATTGGGTGTTATTCATTACCAAGCGAAAAAACTCGGCTTATGTATGGGTCTCACTGATGCTGAATTTGTGACAACAACAGAAGTTTACCCTGATAGCCCACAGGCAAATGATGAAGTCTGTATTGATGCACAAGTAGCCTCGGTTACCGGTGCATTGAACTATATTGTTAATAAATAG
- a CDS encoding type 1 glutamine amidotransferase, giving the protein MSNLNSQLNGKKIAILATNGFEQSELLSPRSALLEAGALVEVVSLERGDITGWDENQWGERVTVDRVVSEADSSEYDALLLPGGLFNPDTLRQDSEAKAFVDGFFSAGKNKPIAAICHGPWLLAEVNKLRDRKVTSYPSIKTDLINAGANWVDQEVCVDEGIVTSRSPADLEAFNRKFIEEIKEGVHRHH; this is encoded by the coding sequence ATGTCAAATTTAAACAGCCAACTTAATGGTAAAAAGATTGCCATTCTAGCAACCAATGGTTTTGAGCAAAGTGAGCTATTATCACCACGCAGCGCATTGTTAGAAGCAGGTGCACTTGTAGAAGTCGTGTCTCTTGAACGTGGAGATATTACTGGCTGGGATGAAAACCAATGGGGTGAAAGAGTCACAGTGGATCGTGTGGTTAGCGAGGCTGACTCAAGTGAATATGATGCCCTATTGCTACCTGGTGGTTTATTCAATCCAGACACACTGCGTCAAGATAGCGAAGCAAAAGCCTTTGTTGATGGTTTCTTCAGTGCAGGTAAAAATAAACCCATTGCAGCGATTTGTCATGGACCATGGCTACTAGCTGAAGTTAACAAATTACGCGACCGCAAGGTGACGTCATACCCAAGCATTAAAACCGACTTAATCAATGCTGGCGCAAATTGGGTTGATCAAGAGGTGTGTGTTGATGAAGGTATAGTCACAAGCCGAAGCCCAGCTGACTTAGAGGCTTTTAATCGAAAATTCATTGAAGAAATTAAAGAGGGTGTGCATCGCCATCATTAA
- a CDS encoding septation protein IspZ: MHAIIEYIPLILFFAVFKLVDIYWATALLMLTTLIQVAYCYFKDGKVPTRHWLFFAIAVVLGTLTLVFHDEQFVKWKATIVYAIFSVTLLVSRYVLGKNLVKKALSSILENASESKQEIKVPEALWNKLNLFWVAITAGISALNIYIAYNFSLDFWVNFKVFGLMGITFVCVLATIITLFKYLPEDDEEKDSKQS; encoded by the coding sequence ATGCATGCGATTATTGAATACATCCCGCTGATTTTGTTCTTTGCGGTTTTCAAGTTAGTTGATATTTATTGGGCAACAGCATTGCTGATGCTAACCACCTTAATTCAGGTTGCTTATTGTTATTTTAAGGATGGCAAAGTGCCGACCAGACATTGGCTGTTTTTTGCCATCGCGGTGGTGTTAGGTACACTTACTTTAGTTTTTCACGATGAACAGTTTGTCAAATGGAAAGCCACCATTGTATATGCAATTTTCAGTGTCACTTTGTTAGTAAGCCGCTATGTACTTGGCAAAAACCTAGTGAAAAAAGCACTTAGCTCGATTTTAGAAAATGCCTCTGAGAGTAAACAAGAAATAAAGGTACCAGAAGCATTATGGAACAAGCTTAACCTGTTTTGGGTTGCAATTACTGCAGGTATTTCTGCGCTTAATATCTACATTGCGTATAACTTCTCACTCGACTTTTGGGTTAACTTTAAAGTGTTTGGCTTAATGGGTATTACCTTTGTCTGCGTGTTAGCAACAATCATCACCCTATTCAAATACTTACCAGAAGATGACGAAGAGAAAGATTCAAAGCAATCTTAG
- a CDS encoding sodium-dependent transporter: protein MSEKREHFSSRLGFILAAAGSAVGIGNLVGFPVSATKNGGGAFLLVYALFVIFICLPVMMAEMAMGRKAQKDPLGSYKLLAGNDPKWNFAGFLAVLTPFMIAVFYMVITVWIFGYLSQTAFGNLDALAQPDNFGTFINSYTVFGYMAVVAIIVNLILVGGVKEGIEKAAKFMMPALFVLLTALVIYVLTLDNAMAGVKYYIVPDFSKMDASVLNGALAQAFFSLSLGMGILMTYASYISKKDDIVGSAKMVAVTDSLVAFIAGLMVLPAIFSFNPNTDPSTLSDSSVSMIFVYLPKILLALQADIGYVGASIVAFVFFLLVFFAAITSLVSIVEVPTATLSDRKGISRKKALLILTLSTGVLTVLCTMSFGMVESLTKFVSYGGADKSLFDIVYDVFYDTILPLNGLMVCLFVMYRWKKANLSAELSQGCDGYVGSFTEKYVNFSLSTFIPAILLLIFVNTVATKFFAFSIFGF from the coding sequence ATGAGCGAAAAACGCGAGCATTTTAGCTCCCGCCTCGGTTTTATTTTAGCGGCAGCCGGTTCTGCTGTAGGTATCGGAAACTTAGTGGGTTTTCCTGTTTCAGCTACAAAAAACGGCGGTGGTGCTTTCCTATTAGTTTATGCATTGTTTGTCATTTTCATCTGTTTACCAGTGATGATGGCTGAAATGGCAATGGGTCGTAAAGCGCAAAAAGATCCTCTTGGTTCTTACAAATTATTAGCGGGCAACGATCCTAAATGGAACTTTGCAGGCTTTTTAGCAGTATTAACGCCATTTATGATTGCTGTTTTTTATATGGTTATCACTGTATGGATTTTTGGTTATTTATCGCAAACTGCATTTGGTAATTTAGATGCTTTGGCTCAGCCAGATAACTTTGGCACTTTTATTAACAGCTACACCGTGTTTGGCTATATGGCAGTGGTTGCTATCATCGTTAACTTGATTTTGGTTGGCGGCGTAAAAGAAGGTATTGAAAAAGCAGCTAAGTTTATGATGCCAGCTTTATTCGTTCTACTAACAGCGTTGGTTATTTATGTATTAACACTTGATAACGCGATGGCTGGTGTGAAGTACTATATAGTGCCTGACTTTTCAAAAATGGATGCAAGTGTATTAAATGGTGCATTAGCACAAGCGTTTTTCTCATTGTCGTTAGGTATGGGTATTTTAATGACCTATGCATCTTATATTTCAAAGAAAGACGACATTGTTGGTAGTGCTAAAATGGTTGCTGTAACCGATTCTCTTGTTGCATTTATTGCGGGTCTTATGGTTCTTCCTGCTATATTTAGCTTTAACCCAAACACTGACCCAAGCACTTTATCTGACTCATCGGTATCGATGATTTTTGTTTATTTACCAAAAATTCTATTAGCGTTACAAGCTGATATTGGTTATGTAGGTGCATCAATTGTTGCGTTTGTATTCTTTTTACTCGTCTTTTTTGCTGCAATTACGTCGCTTGTATCAATTGTAGAAGTTCCAACAGCAACATTAAGTGACCGCAAAGGTATTAGCCGTAAAAAAGCGTTGCTTATCTTAACTTTATCTACAGGTGTATTAACTGTGCTTTGTACGATGTCGTTTGGTATGGTTGAATCACTCACTAAGTTTGTTAGTTATGGCGGCGCAGATAAGAGTTTATTTGATATTGTTTATGATGTGTTTTATGACACAATTTTACCGCTTAACGGTTTAATGGTGTGTTTATTCGTTATGTACCGTTGGAAAAAAGCAAACTTATCAGCAGAGCTAAGCCAAGGCTGTGACGGCTATGTTGGTAGCTTCACAGAGAAGTATGTGAACTTCTCACTATCAACGTTTATCCCTGCCATTTTATTACTAATCTTTGTAAATACGGTGGCGACTAAATTCTTTGCATTTAGTATTTTCGGATTTTAA
- a CDS encoding HU family DNA-binding protein, giving the protein MNKAALVSQMAAHSELTKKDTQAALTSMLNAIEKSLSEGDQVQINGFGTFALSYYPARKGRNPQTGEEIEIEGANKPVFKPAKALKDAL; this is encoded by the coding sequence ATGAATAAAGCCGCGTTAGTATCACAAATGGCTGCCCACAGTGAATTAACAAAAAAAGACACACAAGCTGCCTTAACTAGTATGTTAAATGCTATCGAAAAATCACTGTCTGAAGGCGATCAAGTGCAAATTAATGGCTTTGGTACGTTTGCATTGAGTTATTACCCAGCACGTAAAGGTCGTAATCCACAAACAGGTGAAGAAATTGAAATTGAAGGCGCTAACAAGCCTGTTTTTAAACCTGCTAAAGCATTAAAAGACGCCCTATAA
- a CDS encoding AI-2E family transporter, producing the protein MSSLTGVNKSLVIFAALVVVLAGIKAASVIVIPFVLAAFIAIICNPLIRFFAKYGIPKGIAVVFVMLMIVGIGISLAGLVGQSMTDFSENLPEYKAQLKEEFVWVVNVAASYNILIDKEQIISLFDPGKMIDVATNMLTGLGGVMANLFLIILTVVFMLFEGPMLSKKVHLALDDPEMKMQQVDRFLDSINSYLAIKTMVSLGTGVLAGFMLWALNVDYFVLWAVVAFMLNYIPNIGSIIAAVPAVLLALITQGPLVAGFIAGGYLVINTVMGNIVEPRFMGKGLGLSTLVVFLSLIFWGWLMGTVGMLLSVPLTMIVKIALETSQEGRWLATLLGNGEELKLED; encoded by the coding sequence TTGTCGAGCCTGACTGGTGTAAATAAAAGTTTAGTAATATTTGCTGCTTTAGTCGTTGTTTTAGCGGGTATTAAAGCTGCAAGTGTGATTGTTATTCCATTTGTGTTGGCGGCCTTTATCGCTATTATTTGTAATCCCTTAATCCGTTTCTTTGCCAAATACGGTATCCCTAAAGGTATTGCTGTGGTTTTTGTGATGCTGATGATTGTCGGTATAGGGATAAGCCTTGCCGGTCTGGTTGGGCAATCTATGACCGATTTTTCAGAAAATTTACCTGAGTACAAGGCACAACTCAAAGAAGAGTTTGTCTGGGTGGTTAACGTTGCTGCAAGCTATAACATTTTGATTGATAAAGAGCAGATTATTTCTTTATTTGATCCAGGTAAAATGATTGATGTTGCAACTAATATGCTCACCGGGTTAGGTGGGGTGATGGCGAACCTGTTTTTAATCATATTAACTGTCGTGTTTATGCTATTTGAAGGGCCAATGCTCAGCAAAAAAGTGCATTTAGCACTCGATGACCCTGAAATGAAAATGCAGCAAGTTGACCGTTTCTTAGATTCAATTAATTCTTATCTAGCCATAAAAACAATGGTTAGTCTAGGCACAGGTGTTCTTGCAGGATTCATGCTGTGGGCACTTAATGTTGATTATTTTGTGCTCTGGGCTGTGGTGGCGTTTATGCTTAACTATATTCCTAATATTGGTTCTATTATTGCTGCAGTACCAGCTGTGTTACTTGCTTTAATCACGCAAGGCCCATTGGTAGCAGGGTTTATCGCTGGTGGATATTTAGTTATTAACACAGTGATGGGTAATATTGTAGAACCGCGCTTTATGGGGAAAGGGCTGGGCTTATCGACGCTAGTGGTGTTTTTATCGTTGATTTTCTGGGGCTGGTTGATGGGAACAGTTGGTATGCTATTGTCAGTTCCATTAACTATGATAGTTAAAATTGCTTTAGAAACCAGCCAAGAAGGGCGATGGCTTGCTACTTTGCTAGGTAATGGTGAAGAGCTAAAACTTGAGGATTAA
- the trpB gene encoding tryptophan synthase subunit beta gives MQNPAYFGEFGGMFVPQLLVPALKQLEAEFNKSQKDPAFQAEFEKLLNEYAGRPTPLTLTRNLVKNPKVKLYLKREDLLHGGAHKTNQVLGQALLTKRMGKKEVIAETGAGQHGVATALACALLGLKCRVYMGAKDVERQQPNVFRMKLMGAEVIPVTAGSGTLKDAVNEALRDWSANYKDAHYLLGTAAGPHPFPTMVREFQKMIGEEAKQQVLKAEGRLPDAVLACVGGGSNAIGMFTDFIDEPSVKLIGVEPAGKGLDTHQHGATLCKGTKGILHGTYTYIMQDDDGQIEESYSVSAGLDYPAVGPQHAHLHETGRAQYVGISDTEALEAFQLLAKNEGIIPALESSHALAYALKYAEQQTEDTILVVNLSGRGDKDLAHVHSVLSEGGAL, from the coding sequence ATGCAAAATCCAGCTTATTTTGGTGAATTCGGTGGTATGTTTGTACCACAGTTGCTTGTGCCTGCACTCAAGCAACTAGAAGCAGAGTTTAATAAATCACAAAAAGATCCAGCTTTTCAGGCTGAATTTGAAAAACTATTAAATGAATACGCAGGTCGCCCTACGCCACTAACATTGACACGTAATTTAGTTAAAAACCCAAAGGTAAAACTATATTTAAAGCGTGAAGATTTACTCCACGGCGGTGCGCACAAAACCAACCAAGTACTTGGTCAAGCACTACTTACAAAGCGCATGGGGAAAAAAGAAGTCATTGCAGAAACAGGTGCTGGCCAACACGGTGTTGCAACTGCCCTCGCGTGTGCCCTACTTGGCTTAAAGTGCCGTGTTTACATGGGCGCAAAAGACGTTGAACGTCAGCAACCAAACGTATTTCGAATGAAACTAATGGGTGCAGAGGTTATTCCTGTCACAGCAGGCTCTGGTACTTTAAAAGACGCAGTAAACGAAGCACTACGCGATTGGTCTGCTAATTACAAAGATGCTCACTATTTACTGGGCACTGCAGCAGGCCCTCACCCATTCCCAACCATGGTACGTGAGTTCCAAAAAATGATTGGAGAAGAAGCAAAACAACAAGTGTTAAAAGCAGAAGGTCGATTACCGGATGCCGTGCTTGCTTGTGTTGGAGGTGGCTCTAATGCAATTGGTATGTTCACAGACTTTATTGATGAGCCAAGCGTAAAACTGATTGGTGTAGAACCTGCTGGTAAAGGCTTAGATACGCATCAACATGGTGCCACCTTATGTAAGGGCACAAAGGGCATTTTACACGGTACTTATACTTATATTATGCAAGATGATGATGGTCAAATTGAAGAGTCTTACTCTGTTTCAGCAGGTCTTGATTACCCAGCCGTTGGTCCACAGCATGCTCATTTACATGAAACAGGCCGTGCACAATACGTTGGTATTAGCGATACTGAAGCTCTAGAGGCATTCCAATTATTAGCTAAAAACGAAGGGATTATTCCAGCCCTTGAGTCAAGCCACGCCCTAGCATATGCCCTTAAATATGCCGAGCAACAAACCGAAGACACTATTTTAGTGGTTAACCTAAGCGGCCGAGGCGATAAAGATTTGGCTCACGTACACAGTGTTTTATCTGAAGGAGGCGCACTATGA
- a CDS encoding response regulator transcription factor: MRILVIEDDLHLADNLRNALEKERYSVDLCHDGEAGLFHITEYPLDMAVVDLGLPKVDGIELITKARAQGITIPILILTARDRWQDKVEGLDAGADDYLTKPFHVEELIARCNALIRRSAGKANPEMTAGPIKIHTRSQQVWVNDKELSLTAYEYKVLEYLMVNPQKVISKSELTEHIYDQDFDLDSNVIEVFVLRLRKKLDPDGTLNPVETLRGRGYRLKSQW; the protein is encoded by the coding sequence ATGCGAATTTTAGTTATTGAAGATGATTTACACTTAGCAGATAACCTCCGTAATGCACTTGAAAAAGAGCGTTATAGCGTTGACCTTTGTCACGATGGTGAAGCTGGTTTATTCCATATTACCGAGTACCCGCTTGATATGGCGGTAGTAGATCTAGGCTTACCAAAAGTAGATGGTATCGAATTAATTACCAAAGCCCGTGCTCAGGGGATTACTATCCCTATTTTGATTTTAACTGCACGTGACCGTTGGCAGGATAAAGTAGAAGGCTTAGATGCAGGTGCTGATGACTACCTAACTAAACCTTTCCATGTTGAAGAGCTGATTGCACGCTGTAATGCACTTATCCGCCGCAGCGCAGGTAAAGCAAACCCAGAAATGACAGCAGGTCCTATCAAAATACACACTCGCTCACAACAAGTTTGGGTTAATGATAAAGAACTTAGCTTAACTGCATACGAATACAAAGTTTTAGAATATCTAATGGTTAACCCACAAAAGGTAATTTCTAAATCTGAATTGACAGAGCACATTTATGATCAAGACTTCGACCTTGATTCAAACGTAATAGAAGTTTTCGTATTGCGTTTACGTAAGAAGCTTGACCCTGACGGTACCCTTAACCCAGTTGAAACATTACGTGGCCGTGGTTATAGGCTTAAAAGTCAGTGGTAG